In Gammaproteobacteria bacterium, the genomic stretch ACATCTTGCTGTAACAATCTCTACCGCTATGGATCTCTACTGTGTTCACAGTGGAGTATCCCCATGCGTCAATTGCTACTGCTCACCTGCCTGTGCATGTCGTCTGCATGGGCAGACGGAGAATTCAAATCGAATTCGGCTTTACTTGACCAGATTCAGATCGAAGGTCTGCGGCGGACCGCGGAATCTGTCGTTTTACAGGAATTACTGGTAGAACCTGGCAAGACTATTTCAGAAAAACAACTCGACGAAAGTCTGCGGCGCCTGCGCAATCTGCGCATCTTTTCACGGGTCGAGCCGGAAGTTACCAACACCGGTGACAATAACGTCACACTGATTACTCGCGTTGAGGAAAAGTGGACGACGGTTCCAATTTTGCGTGCGTCTAGCGGCGGTGGTGCCAATTACTTTGTCGTCGGTGCATACGACATCAATACCTTCGGCAAATATAAAGAGCTAGGCGGGCAATACGAAAACTATAATGGTGAGCATTCCGCCGTAGTCTGGTATCGCAACCCACGTTTTATGCGACAACGTCTGCGTTTTGGCCTGGACATCTGGTCGGTGTCGAGACCGTATGTGCAATACGACAAGCTGGCGCAGCCGCAACTTTCCTTTCTGCTAAATCGAAAAAAACTGAACACCTTTTTTGATTGGGAATTACGTTCATGGCTGAGGCTAGGCCTTGGACTGGAATTAAACCGTGACACCCTCAAAAATATCGCAGACGGCCAAGACATCTATAAGAGTGACGCCAATATAGCCCGGCTAAGCGCTACGCTGGGACAAATCGACTATGACAATTATTTGTTACAGGGAATGCAGGCTACCGTCACTATCGAAAATGCATTGGCCTATTCTGCCAGTCAGGAAAAATTCCTGCGCATAATTTCTGAAAACCAACTCTATTTCATACTCCCATGGCGTTCCAATCTGGCCATGAATCTTCGCCTCGGCTATACCGATAGTGAAGCACTGCAACATGTATTTTATCTCGGTGGACTGGAGAATATACGCGCCTACTACGACACGCAATTTCAGACACAGGCGTTCTGGCAGTACAATACTGAATACCGCATTCCGAGTTTTCGCAATAGCTGGCTGGTATTGCAACATACATTTTTTGTCGATGCCTTGCAGATCATGCAAGGATACACCCACAGCAATCCCTCGCCGATCTACGCCAGCGCCGGCATGGGCATACGCCTGATATCACCAAAGGTTTATCGTTTAACACTGCGTCTGGATATCGCCTTACCATCCCATCAGGGAGGAAGTGTGTTTTCTATGGGCGCGCAGCAATTTTTCTAAGCTGGCGTATCTCGAACGGCAAAGGACAGCGCCTCACCGGGAAAGTCATCCAGACAAAATACCGTATGCCAGCAACACGCCTCAAGTGAAGCCTGTGGCAGCAAAATCACATCGCCCGCGTGAAGTATGTATGCATGCCCTTGCGCCACCAGTCGCGCGAAAAACGCGGGGATATGATTTAACAGAATCTCCACTGTACCGTCTTCTCTGTCGTCAAATCGTTCCGACCAATACTGGCGCTCACCACGGTTTTGCAGAATATCGGAGATCTCAGAGGATTCAAAATACGAAGACAACGTCGTTTCGATATTTTCCGTATCCAGAAACGCCAGAAAATTATCCAGCAAATCCGATTTGGACAAAGCCAGCCACGCCGTGGAACCAAACAGTTGAGCATAGACCACGCCATCATGTCCGCGCTCAACATCGTGATGAAACAAGGCGCCACCATTGGGTGCATTAAAATAATAAATTCTCTCCACGAAGGCGGTTTTCTTTATCCCTGTCACCTGGCGCAATGTCTGACCGAGTGCGGCATTTGATGTAATGGCCGAGGATTCAGGAAATATCGCCTCTGCCAACATCGCTGTCAGCTGTTCCTTGTGAAAATTACTGGCGACATCTTCATGTCCCTCTCGTCCATACGAAAAACGAAAGCGCAATGAAGCATCGTCATCTTCGAAGGACAACCACGACGCCTTCATCCAGATGCTTACGCCGTCCTGATCTTCGCCCTCCGCAGTTTCAAACTCCAACTGCTCGATACCCTGTCGATCGCTTTCATCGCTAAATCCGCCAGCAAACTGAAACTCGTTTTCGATTCGATCGAAGTAGCCCAGCTCGTTCATCATGGACATAACCGATTCGCCATCGAGTACACCTTCCACCAAGGCATAGGTTTGTTCCATATCTGGTTCGACGGCCGCGAGTCGGTCGCTCACGATCGCACGCAAATGCAGTGGACGGGCGCTGCGCCAGATACTCTCCATATCCTGGACCGGCTTCTCCGCGGAAGCATCTCGCACACCCAGCCAGCCCAGCTCTACGCCACGGCGATAGATAAAATGCTGCTCACTACAGCGATTTTTTTGCGCTTCCACTGCCGCAGCATCTGCGCCCATATCAGGCCCGCCAAGAAACACTGTCGTCGATTTATTCACCTGCATACTCCCATGCCGAATGCATGACGATGGTAGCTGATACACCGTCTTTTCGCCACATCAGTGCAACTCCCGCAGCCACTGTACAAAAAGTCAGATGTGACACAGCTCACATTTTTCCAATCGGCCAATGTGTGAAGCAATTGGCGCTTTATCACTTGACAGCAAATCCTCCGGAAATCAACAGCGTGAAAGTCTTCACAGTTCCTGTTTTCCCACGCTTGCGCTGTGACCAGGTTTGCATTGTTGGCCCTCGAAAATACCACGCTACAGACGCAAACAGAGGCAGTTCTTGAGTTGCCCATTTACAAAAACAAGGAACTGTATAATGAAAAAACTGCTTGCCCTTAAGTTATTTTTGTTGCTAATCGTCAGTTCATCATCGGCATTAGCTTGGAGTCCGGAAGCATCAAAAGCTTCCCCGAATAAAAACGAATGGACGCATTGGGACAGTGCAATGGAAGTTGCCTATTTCATGACGCATGTTGCTGACTGGGGACAGACACGTAGCATTAGCGGCCAGTGTAAAACCGGCGCTTACCGTGAAATGAATCCTATACTGGGAGAGTGTCCGTCACTCATTTCGGTGAATGCCTATTTTATTGGCACCGCATTGCTGCACGCAGGCGTGGCTTACGCACTTCCGCCTAAGTATCGTCGATTATTTCAGTCGACAACAATCGTGACGCAAATCGGCGTTGTTTCCAGCAATGCCAGTATCGGACTGGATATCAGTTTCTAACAAACGAATTCAAGGTTAGGGCAACAGGGAAGATGTAGCCCGGGGTTATCCCCGGGCTTTTTTATTTCTCGAAATTTTTCACTACCCATTTATCTTTGTTAGACTACCCCTCAACTATCAAACCGCTATACGAGGACTATTCATGCGTCTTTTGCATACCATGTTACGCGTCGGGAGTCTGGAGAAGTCCATCGAGTTCTATACACAAGTGCTCGGGATGCGTTTATTACGTCAGAAAGACTATCCCGATGGCGAATTTACACTGGCCTTCATAGGCTATGGAGAGGAGTCAGAACAAACCGTCATCGAACTCACCTACAATTGGGGCGTGGAGAATTACGACCTGGGCAGTGGTTATGGCCACATTGCCATTGAAGTGGATGACGTCTATGCCGCCACAGAAGCCATACGCGAACGTGGTGGAAAGATAATGCGTGATGCAGGACCGATGAATGCTGGCACAACAATTATTGCATTCGTTGCTGATCCTGACGGTTACCCGATTGAATTGATAGGGAAGAAATCCCAGGCCTGATCTGCGCAATAGTACGACCAGTGGCTTATAAGCGCTCTTCAACCAGGCTCAGCATATCCACAAGGTCGAAGGGCTTGAATATACAGCCGGTGATCTGGAATGTATTAAACGGGTCTCTCAAGCTATTTCCATCTGTATGGCGAATGGCAATCACCGGCCCCTCGAAGCCCCGGTCTTTCACAAAGCGCAGATGCGCTAACACCGCCGAAAAGTAATCCTCGACCAAATAGACCAAACCTGCACAGTCCTGATAAGCGACATCGTCATAGTCACATCGTTCGATCAGACAATATCCGTTAGCTTTAACGCTATGCGCAAGCTCGTCGCGGGATATCTGAGTTTCAGTAGCGATAAAGTGGATACTACGACTACTACGCTCCTGCTCAAACATCGCAAGAATTTTTTGCGTATCTGAGAGAAGCTGATGGGTAAATTCATCATTCGGAAACGCTTCAAGCGCCACCTGTGGCCAGCGAAATCCGGTCATAAACAACACTGGCATCTGGTGGTGTTGCGCACGTATCTTCGATAAAACGGTTATACCGTCTATGTCGGGTAGATTGACGTCAAACAGACACAAATCGACAGGATTCGATTGAACATGCTGCAAGGCCTCCACCCCGGATTCGGTAGATAACACATTGACCTTGAGTACATCCCCGAGAACTTCTCTGAGACCCTCAGCGAGATCGCTATTGTCCTCGAGAATTAAAATATTTTTCATAAAGGTCCGTTGTTACACCACTATGTTCAAATTAGCAAAATTTGTTCTAATAATACATAGCGCAAGAACGTCACATTTCGTCGAAGTATGCAATACCGCATAGTTGCGGAACAATTTCGAAATAGTTGAGTGAATCAGTGTAAACAATCTTTTCGAACCCTTGCGAATCTCGATGGATATCACTCACCACGACAAACCACTCGTTAGTTTTTTCTATGCATGACACGCACGCGCGCATACTTCTTTTCACGCTTTACGTACAGGACGTTACGTTTATTTACACACTTTCGCAGTTTTGTGAATCACATAACAGACTAATGAATTCGACATTGAAAACTGTCGCCAAAGGCCGTTTAATGAGTCAAGTACACGCTCTTACTGTGAGGAGGCTGAAAATGAAGATCGACGGTGGTACCTTCGCCAACATGCAACAGATCCAGAAAACGGTTTCTCAGATTGAGGGAACTAAGCGCACCTCTACGGACAAGACCATTAAGCATCTGGAAGTGGTCGATGCCAAAGCAAGTCGTTCAACGGAAAAGGTTGTCGACTCTGCGATTGATACCCAGCATGCTGTCATACAGGCCAAAGGTAATTTCATAGATACCTTGGCATAAGATCTCCTCAGATAACGACAAAGGGCGTCTCTTAGGCGCCCTTTGCATTTTAGGCCCACAATCGCGCTGTATTGCAGTATGATGAACAACCTTCTTCATGTATGACATATTGCAATGCCGGAACAACAACCCCAATACGCCGACCTTACACCTGACGTGATTCTTTCTGCCGTTGAGACACAAGGCTTTCAATGCAGTGGCGCGATGCTCGCGCTAAACAGTTATGAGAATCGTGTCTATCAGTTAGGCATGGAAGAGGGGCCGCCATTAATTACCAAGTTCTATCGCCCCGGTCGCTGGCGCAATGAACAGATACTTGAAGAGCATCAATATAGCCAGGAGTTAGTAGAGCGTGAAATTCCCGTGATCGCGCCACTGCTCAACGCACAAAATAAAAGTTTGTTTGAATATCAGGGCTACCGCTTTGCATTGTTTCCGCGACGCAGTGGACAATGGCCGGAACTCGATAACGCGGAAAACCTGCTTTGGCTTGGTCGATTTCTTGGGCGCATACACGCCGTCGGTGCCATCCGTCGTTTTGAGCACAGACAGCGACTAAACGTGCAAAACATGGGTTATGACTCTGTCGCCTTCCTGGACGAACACGGATTCCTGCCGGATTATCTTCGCCAAAACTATCTCACCGCCGCCACGCAACTTCTCGATGAAATCAGCCAGATTTTCGAATCCTTTGGCCCGTATCGCATATTGCGCCTGCATGGCGACTGTCATCCGGGGAATATCTTGTGGACAGAAAACGGTCCGTATTTCGTAGATCTCGATGATTGCCAAAGTGGGCCAGCAATACAGGATCTCTGGATGTTGCTTTCCGGTGATCGACAGGTTCAGGAATGGCAGTTACAACAGATTATTCGCGGTTATAACGATTTTTTTGAATTTGATCCCTATGAATTGAGCCTGGTCGAATCGCTACGCACCTTGCGTATGATTCATTATTCCGCATGGCTCGCGCGACGCTGGGATGACAGCGCCTTCCCCCTTGCATTCACCTGGTTTAATACCCCCCGTTATTGGGAGGAGCAGCTAAACCAGCTGCGCGAACAGCAGGACAAGCTACGCGAGCCACCGCTCAAGCTCAACCTGTAACTCGCTTTAGATTGCGCGCAATCGCCTCGCTGATTTGCGGGCCGATGGTTTGCCCACCTATATAGGAATCGGTGAAAGCATATTCATACTTCAGATCCGTCAGCGCGATTGCCCCAATCACCCTATTTTCCCAGGAGTAATCATCGCTATGTTCACTGAGCGTTGGTAGTCCCGCGTCGTCCATATCCAATGCAGCGCCAAAAAAGATTGTTGCCGGAATATTGCGCAACCTCAACGCACAATTCCCCCGCGTACGCCCTGACATGGGGAGAAAATCGATTGTCCGTGAAAGACGGGTTTTGTTATCTATGATGACATCCACATGCCCGCTTATTGACGTTTGCTCAGCAGCAGAAGCAATAGCTTTAGCATTTAAATACTTACGCCAGTCATCGAGATCAAACACGGCGAGATGACTCGTCAGAAAAATGTAAGCAACTCCCTTGTCACGCAGCTTTGCCGCCAGTTCAGGGTCGAATTTAGGCGTATTTACCAGAATACCGCCACATTCCTTGTCATGAATCAGATACACCGCCGGCGACAGCCTTCCATCCTGTACTAAAGTAATTTCGCGCCCTGCTAGTTTGCATATGGTTTTCAAATGGTTACTAACCTCTCTTTACAGCGTACATGGCATACAATTTGAAACAATTTATGTGACCGTAGACGAATTCCCCTTTGCGCCAATCATACTGAACGGCTAAAGGAAAATTCCAACCACCCGATAATTAGAAACCTTATCCAGAGGGGTAAAAAGGAGAAAACCATGATACATAAAGTCCTGGTGGTAGATGATGGAAACGAACGCATAACGGCACTTATAACGGGGTTAAGTGATGCAGGATACGAAGTTATTGTAGTACAAAATTCAAACTTGCCTGCGTTGCAGGAACACATTCGAACACACCAACCCGATTTTCTGATGTTGGATGAAGACAATGTTATCGATCTTTCCAACAAAGAATTCGATATCACCAACATCGCCGCATAACCCCTCACTTCAGGAATAGTTTTTGCTCTCGTTTAGTATCGCCTAAACGAGAGCAAAAACATTCCCATGGACTTCGCCACCCTCGCTGGATTGGTTTCCGGCATCGTCATTATCACGCTGGCGGTTGCTACGGGATCCAACTTCTCGGTATTTATCAACCTGCCTGGTTTTCTCATTGTACTTGGCGGCACGGCGGCAGCGGTATTGATCAAGTTTCCGCTCAAAACCTGTCTTGAAAGTTTTATCGAAGGCTTGAAGACGGCGTTTGTCGATCGCTCAGAACGTCCTCTGGATCTCATACACATCGCGACTCATTTAGCGGACAAAGTGAGAAGACACGGGCGTCTTGTGTTGGAAGACATTCACATTAAGAATGCTTTTTTCAGAAAAGGCTCAATGCTAATCGCCGATGGCCGTAGCGAAGAATTTATCCGCAAGGTTATGACGATGGATATGGATCAGACTATCGAAAGACACTTGGTCGGTGAACGCGTATTTCGTGCCATCGGTGAATCCGCACCCGCATTCGGTATGATCGGCACCCTGGTCGGTCTGGTGCAAATGCTGTCAAATATGGAAGACCCGAAGGCCATTGGCATGGGTATGGCCGTCGCTTTGTTAACAACGCTATATGGCTCATTGATTGCCAATCTTGTGGCGCTGCCCATTGCAGATAAACTGCAAATGCGCGCTTATGCCGAACACACCAACAAGGCATTGATAATAGAAAGCCTCGTCAGCATCGAGAAAGGGGTTAACCCGAAAATTATGGAAGAAGTTCTGCTTACCTATCTGCCAAGCCGGGAACGTGAAGCAGCAGCAAGCGGTGAAACAAGTCATAGCGTTCCCGATGAGTTAAAAGGCCCGCGCTAGACATGGGATACGATGTCAAATACCAGCGACGCAATAATACGCCCGTCTGGATGGTGACGTTCGCCGACATGATGGCCCTGCTGTTGACGTTTTTTATCATCATGCTGTCTTTTTCCACTATGGATTTGAAAAAGTATAAAGCCGTTAGTAGTGCGATTGAACAGAGCTTTGGTCAGGGCCAACCACACGAAGAGAATACCTCTGCAATAAAACCCATCGTCCCCTTACCCGAACCAGAGCCCAAACACAGCCTGGAAAAACAACTCCTGAACATTTTGCAAAAAGAAATCTCTGAGGGGGTATTATTTGTTGAGAGGCAAGATCAACTCATCATTATCCGCTTTCCAGAACAAATTGCCTTCTCCAGCGCTAGCGATCGACTTCGTCCCGAATTTAGTCCGCTGCTGGAAAAGATTGTTTCCGTCGTAACGAAAAGCGAAGGTGAAATCGTTGTCACCGGTCACACTGACAAGCTGCCGATCAATACCGAACGCTTTCGTTCAAACTGGGATTTATCTGCCGCACGCGCGGTTTCAGTTGTGCACGCCATGCTGGAACACTCTCAGATAAATCCAAAACGGATGACGGCTCAGGGGATGGCAGATACCCGACCATTGGATGCGGCAGAAAACACCGCTTCCAATCGACGGGTTGAAATCTCCATACGCGAAATTGAATAGCGCCTAGACTGCGATAGAAGATTATCTAGCGTATCGCCACATCCATCATCGTTGCATGCCCATCAGACGACACACCTTCTTATCCAGGCTGTCTATGCTTGGCCATGTATTCATCCTTCATCTTCTTCACCTTACCTGCCAGCAGGATGAGACACAACAGGTTTGGTATCGCCATTAGAATATTAGTGAGATCGGCCAGCCCCCACACCAGATGCAATGGCACGGCAGCACCCACCACAACCAGGCCGGTATACACAACACGATACGGCATCACTGCCTGCTCGCCAAAAAGAAAACGCGCAGAACGGTCACCGTAATATGACCATGCAATTATCGTAGAGAATGCGAACAAGGTCAGACCAATACCGACTACCCACGCGCCACCTTCACCCAATGATTGACTAAATGCGTAGGCGGTTAACGCTGCGCCGACTGCGTCATCCGGTTTATTGAGATAGCTGCCGGTGATAATAATGACCAGCCCCGTCAGCGTACAGATAATGAGGGTGTCTATAAAAGGTTCCATCATTGCCACCAAACCTTCGCGCACCGGCTCATTCGTTTTAGCGGCGGCGTGCGCCATGGGAGACGAACCCAGACCTGCCTCATTGGAAAACAAACCTCGCGCCACGCCCCAACGTATTGCTTCGCCAATAGCGGCGCCACCAACAGCCCAGGGATTGAGCGCATGATTCAACACCAGATAAAACGCATGTGGTATCGCCTCAATATAATTGATCAACACAATAACTGACGCTGCGATATACATCACAGCCATAAAGGGAACGATTACGGCAGCGACTTTGGCAATACGCTTAACGCCCCCGAGTATCACCAGGCCAACCAGGGTAGCCATGATGATTCCTATCCACCAACCATTATCTTTCAACGAAGGATTGATAAAAGACAGTCCGTCCACAACAGAATTGGCCTGCACCATATTGCCGATCCCAAACGAGGCAATCAATGCAAAGACCGCAAACAGCGTCGCGGTACGTTTCATTTTCAGACCATGTAATAAGGTATACATAGGTCCGCCAGCAATCTGACCACCGGGATGTATTTCGCGATATTTCAATGCCAGCGTACACTCAGTGAATTTAGTCGCCATCCCAAAAAACGCAGTTACCCACATCCAGAAAAGCGCTCCCGGCCCGCCAAGAGATATCGCTGTTGCAACACCGGCAATGTTTCCAGTGCCTACTGTTGCAGATAGTGCTGTAGACAGGGCCTGAAAATGCGTTACCTCGCCTGCGTCATCTGCCTTAGAATACTTTCCACCGATAAGCTGCATGGAGTGACGAAACCCACGGAACTGAATCATCCCCATTCTTATCGTCAAGTAAAAACCGACGCCGAGTAATACGCCAAGTGTCAGCGGACTATTCCACAAAAAACCCGATGCAGCTCCCACGATCTCTGTCAGCCATTCCATATTTCATTCACTCGCTGTTCAAATGTTTCCAATAATTGCAAAGCACATTCCATAATCCCACAACCGCCTAAACGTATTCAAACAATATTTACATTCCAGTCTTCATTATCACGGTACTAGTAGTCAATTTGCGCAGCCCAAAAGCCGAATAATGTAAAACGATCGTTACAGAATTGCGTACATGTCTTTCACAAAAACAATGCTGGTTTTACTTACCATCGGAGTGGTAATACACGCCGTGGGTCTTCCCATTCTTGCACTGCTAAATGGAAGCTCATCGCTGATGCTAATCGCCAGCATGGCACTATCGTTAGCGACCATCGTTCTCCTTTACCTCTATGCTCGCTCACACGGAAAAAATGTA encodes the following:
- a CDS encoding response regulator, whose product is MKNILILEDNSDLAEGLREVLGDVLKVNVLSTESGVEALQHVQSNPVDLCLFDVNLPDIDGITVLSKIRAQHHQMPVLFMTGFRWPQVALEAFPNDEFTHQLLSDTQKILAMFEQERSSRSIHFIATETQISRDELAHSVKANGYCLIERCDYDDVAYQDCAGLVYLVEDYFSAVLAHLRFVKDRGFEGPVIAIRHTDGNSLRDPFNTFQITGCIFKPFDLVDMLSLVEERL
- a CDS encoding alanine:cation symporter family protein, which produces MEWLTEIVGAASGFLWNSPLTLGVLLGVGFYLTIRMGMIQFRGFRHSMQLIGGKYSKADDAGEVTHFQALSTALSATVGTGNIAGVATAISLGGPGALFWMWVTAFFGMATKFTECTLALKYREIHPGGQIAGGPMYTLLHGLKMKRTATLFAVFALIASFGIGNMVQANSVVDGLSFINPSLKDNGWWIGIIMATLVGLVILGGVKRIAKVAAVIVPFMAVMYIAASVIVLINYIEAIPHAFYLVLNHALNPWAVGGAAIGEAIRWGVARGLFSNEAGLGSSPMAHAAAKTNEPVREGLVAMMEPFIDTLIICTLTGLVIIITGSYLNKPDDAVGAALTAYAFSQSLGEGGAWVVGIGLTLFAFSTIIAWSYYGDRSARFLFGEQAVMPYRVVYTGLVVVGAAVPLHLVWGLADLTNILMAIPNLLCLILLAGKVKKMKDEYMAKHRQPG
- a CDS encoding BamA/TamA family outer membrane protein, producing MRQLLLLTCLCMSSAWADGEFKSNSALLDQIQIEGLRRTAESVVLQELLVEPGKTISEKQLDESLRRLRNLRIFSRVEPEVTNTGDNNVTLITRVEEKWTTVPILRASSGGGANYFVVGAYDINTFGKYKELGGQYENYNGEHSAVVWYRNPRFMRQRLRFGLDIWSVSRPYVQYDKLAQPQLSFLLNRKKLNTFFDWELRSWLRLGLGLELNRDTLKNIADGQDIYKSDANIARLSATLGQIDYDNYLLQGMQATVTIENALAYSASQEKFLRIISENQLYFILPWRSNLAMNLRLGYTDSEALQHVFYLGGLENIRAYYDTQFQTQAFWQYNTEYRIPSFRNSWLVLQHTFFVDALQIMQGYTHSNPSPIYASAGMGIRLISPKVYRLTLRLDIALPSHQGGSVFSMGAQQFF
- a CDS encoding OmpA family protein, with translation MGYDVKYQRRNNTPVWMVTFADMMALLLTFFIIMLSFSTMDLKKYKAVSSAIEQSFGQGQPHEENTSAIKPIVPLPEPEPKHSLEKQLLNILQKEISEGVLFVERQDQLIIIRFPEQIAFSSASDRLRPEFSPLLEKIVSVVTKSEGEIVVTGHTDKLPINTERFRSNWDLSAARAVSVVHAMLEHSQINPKRMTAQGMADTRPLDAAENTASNRRVEISIREIE
- the gloA gene encoding lactoylglutathione lyase produces the protein MRLLHTMLRVGSLEKSIEFYTQVLGMRLLRQKDYPDGEFTLAFIGYGEESEQTVIELTYNWGVENYDLGSGYGHIAIEVDDVYAATEAIRERGGKIMRDAGPMNAGTTIIAFVADPDGYPIELIGKKSQA
- a CDS encoding MotA/TolQ/ExbB proton channel family protein produces the protein MDFATLAGLVSGIVIITLAVATGSNFSVFINLPGFLIVLGGTAAAVLIKFPLKTCLESFIEGLKTAFVDRSERPLDLIHIATHLADKVRRHGRLVLEDIHIKNAFFRKGSMLIADGRSEEFIRKVMTMDMDQTIERHLVGERVFRAIGESAPAFGMIGTLVGLVQMLSNMEDPKAIGMGMAVALLTTLYGSLIANLVALPIADKLQMRAYAEHTNKALIIESLVSIEKGVNPKIMEEVLLTYLPSREREAAASGETSHSVPDELKGPR
- a CDS encoding serine/threonine protein kinase — its product is MPEQQPQYADLTPDVILSAVETQGFQCSGAMLALNSYENRVYQLGMEEGPPLITKFYRPGRWRNEQILEEHQYSQELVEREIPVIAPLLNAQNKSLFEYQGYRFALFPRRSGQWPELDNAENLLWLGRFLGRIHAVGAIRRFEHRQRLNVQNMGYDSVAFLDEHGFLPDYLRQNYLTAATQLLDEISQIFESFGPYRILRLHGDCHPGNILWTENGPYFVDLDDCQSGPAIQDLWMLLSGDRQVQEWQLQQIIRGYNDFFEFDPYELSLVESLRTLRMIHYSAWLARRWDDSAFPLAFTWFNTPRYWEEQLNQLREQQDKLREPPLKLNL